CAATACCGAGAATACGGCAAATCCTGCTAGGAATGCAGTGCCTCCGTCGGCAAGTGCAGTGATAAATGCATTGTTCGTTATATCGGATTTTTTTTTCAGGTAGCTGGCATATACGATCATGATGCCCTGTGCCAGCGAGAGAGAAAAGAAAATCTGTGCATAGGCAGCAAGCCACACGGAAGGCGACGCCAGTTTTGAAAAATTTGGGGTGAGATAAAAACCCAGTCCATCCAAAGCACCGGGCAGCGTTATTCCACGAATGGCGAGTATGAGTAATAAAACGGTTGGCAACGGAACTGTTATCGCAACGACCTTGCCTATGGATTTTACGCCTTTGTAGAGAATCATGTATATTGATGTCCATATGAAAAGAAGGGCAAACAGTATTTGTGGCCTCAATCCTCCAAGAGCAAAAGGAGAAGATGTTTTCCCCAAAAATTGGCTAAAAAACTGTGATGCATTCTGTCCCCAAACAAGCCCTACTGAATGGAAGAAATAGCATAGGCACCATGCCATTATAACCGAATAATAAACCGAGATAATGAAGGCGGAGACAATCGCCCACCACCCGGCCCATTCCCATTTCTTATTTATATTTTTAAAGACGTGCGGAGCCGCCCCTCCGAACCAGTGTCCTATCCCGAATTCGACTATAAGCAGGGGTATCCCCACGGTGAACAGGGCGATAAAGTAGGGTATCAAAAAAGCCCCTCCTCCGTTCTGGTAGCAGATGTAGGGAAAACGCCAT
The genomic region above belongs to Candidatus Thermoplasmatota archaeon and contains:
- a CDS encoding sodium-dependent transporter; amino-acid sequence: MAKRERWDSRFAFVMASIGSAVGLGNIWRFPYICYQNGGGAFLIPYFIALFTVGIPLLIVEFGIGHWFGGAAPHVFKNINKKWEWAGWWAIVSAFIISVYYSVIMAWCLCYFFHSVGLVWGQNASQFFSQFLGKTSSPFALGGLRPQILFALLFIWTSIYMILYKGVKSIGKVVAITVPLPTVLLLILAIRGITLPGALDGLGFYLTPNFSKLASPSVWLAAYAQIFFSLSLAQGIMIVYASYLKKKSDITNNAFITALADGGTAFLAGFAVFSVLGYLSYSTGVSINDVAGSGMGLAFITYPTAISHLPVAASLFGAIFFIALLTFGIDSAFSMIESVTGGIEEKWGISKEKATLIICLLGFLMGIPFATGGGSYWIDVTDHFISNFGLVFVGLMECIVFGYIMGAENLREHVNEISDIKLGRWWDYLIKFVSPFILLFIALASLIELIGKGYEHLPSTALAVGGFIVVISLLISIALMKVK